Proteins from a genomic interval of Acetobacterium woodii DSM 1030:
- a CDS encoding DUF4430 domain-containing protein, with protein sequence MKKKLQSFILILVMLLELMPPVSLVSAAEQPSSWNLDSESYVISTVADLDAFRSAIAGGYDFGGKTITLANDINVGNAILSPIKTDTNKPEFNGVLDGQGHKIIGFNDASGGLVYTIGNWNGKNGIKNLELNVSISDNVIAADQDYYAVAKNVGAVIENCKVSGSIIRSDAAAGTVTSGFTRYLNTSSCSISNCISAIDINAGNGTACGVATDTDSGSFANCLSRGNLTGATVVPITGSSNTTDSFYNMEGIAGTLSDNNKGTGKTDSELKQGTTFTNWDGNYIWKLVEGSYPELKVFSAVTQADIELFNQTIATGEIEVAKTTYYTPASITAIQTALSAAKAVKTETASMTDLQSAGKNLQTAITNAIVIADKSGLQAIIDQAGTYINNVTNYTAYSIDDLNFYVNDAKTTALDNPETDKDTVDYYIETIQDKIDALVSIDELNKALTQSDGFTAKKSEYTSDSIGILETAVTTAEEILTKAADVNTEVTKDQVAVVVKGINNAITGLVKISQTEPTNTWEPSKGIYVISTVADLDAFRKAIAEGEKFGGKTITLANDIAIENIALTPIKTATNKPEFEGVLDGQGHKINGFNDISGGLVYTISNWDNKNGIKNLELNVSIPDHVIAPDQDYYAVGQNLGAVIENCKVSGSITRTDAAVGTTTSGFINYMSMSSCSISNCISAIDINAGNGTACGIASDSGNGNFTNCLSQGILTGATVLPISGAGNVTDSFYNTSGIAGTLSDNSKGTGKTDSELKQIATFTNWDGNYTWKLVEGSYPELKVFSAVTQADIDLFNQTVATGETEAAKTTYYTPASIAAMQTALTAAKAVNPAEASMITLQNAGKNLQTAIKNAIVIPDKNGLQAMIDKAGIYNSSNYTAYSFKYLTSAINSANSLMINAEASQTSVDASAARIQEKIDALVSVVDLNTALTNSDAYQAVDYTTDSFATLTAAVTAAETVSTQALDKYNKTVTSDVINAAVKGINDAIAELVKVNQGVDKSALQKVVTDADAAGYLEANYSSEAWKIYSDCLSTAKAVLAKTDATQTEVDTAKTNLASAITTTLANGALTADKTALKAQLDRAGTLIESNYTPESYAVMTTARADAQTCYDNSKLTKQDQTTVDAKTADLKSAIDALVKVNVNTPPTLNKNEAGQYVVSTVADLNALRSDLQNGYTYTGETVIMTGDIDATGLKAYQTPLTQYYIFDGTFDGRGHMLSNYSDDQSGLFSIIGSNGIVGNFIVQVNLTYDGATGIDYKAFNSSNRTNGTGIVADYNGGKVTRCGITGTIAFTGADSAGSLVGEQNTSLTKTVGDMISLKGTIKNCYSRAAVTSSSTEAINYYGFCENGTVQDSYYAGIWSGALSGGSQPIGSGTITNCFYDSNILGISLNDAKGTANVTRMMKKETTYTTAGWDFTQSWSVDSIANDGYPKLDFSKKNTLNKRQVISLKFVLEPRTFNNTADFENCRMTKLKEVQIVNDIGTNPYHLKVDYSIKDDPFYVGTMGDDARGYVTFNSLKLTYDANNEVDYELDPEVLTSGQRNIARGQFLENSAVDPTADQQKQIIANSKAACNLIIKKWLGENPEPTKNYDSWIIISAARNNYPVPDGFYDEYFKTICKKYTDLKTAGVEGKTFDACDTAKDALLIESIGYDPRSVGGYDLIDILSRKDTATNGKYFASQYENFAITAQDFTIASDSEHNDVNAYIHDLAQIKTTDVQGNAIQNDTASDMAVMGIQPIMAYYNPNAQPGDEWYDVKVAVEYYLKMFENAQSYKGTFWGGFGGSEYTGSKDFDLANYWTNAQVNLSLGMAGISPFDPRFVKNGKSPLDGILTAFDLEKGTYDSYIDSYDPTQITRGINALIRAAEGKNQFFNMRDVTNSTVVVNNAIAALPETITADNKAIVESAADLYDALNDSKKATINTANTAKLTAAKTAVGISQPGEAAKVVIAQITALPETTAITLDNQKAVVDARSAYNALSKDDQKAVTNYKKLTDCEAKIVDLQKSEGIDRVAAQGVTNQINALGTITSFDQKAAVEAARSAYNSLTKSQKFMVTVDTLDILTKAEAAIEKLKPTTGSITIDVERFTIGQGFYVEPVTLAIKEGETARQAIEELLGAENLIGEVGYLRAVKGADTGKATIPDYIVSKIGGANSAVANAYSSRYGGDILGEFDYSKYSGWYYLVNNKAPNVGMNAYTLKDGEVMRLAFTYWGTGSDITGIEFGSNKTLVNIANKDSLLKAIAAVNANKSTYLSDAGIKTAYDTAMTVAQDMTATLKATNDAATALNKAVTDSSGTDKTAAKTVTDKIAALPAVSKLALTDKAVVTAARTAYDGLTAIQKTLVTNLSTLTAAEAKIAELEKEATEAANKAAAKAVTDKIAALPSGTALLLGEKADVTAARIAYNALTETQKALVTNLNTLILAEARIAELEAETPIVKDEKTGIEAIGLPKGTTLKVGNESADADKTGEALKLAKKEGIKDAKIIALYTIKPDMSDDDLAKFNNDPDSFVTLTLPLGGSQQGYNSYKIYHKKTDGTVEWITPTLSEDGKSLSFKVNAFSDFGVVGTKTSADTEIPVVDVSYCTHVQNVGWQDWRNNGDMSGTEGKSLRLEGIQIKRTDKADVDLGIRYETHIENIGWEDDWKTDGDTSGTEGRSLRLEAIRIELTGADAKNYDVYYQVHAQNIGWMGFAQNGKEAGTAGFGYRLEGIRVVVVPKGQAAPTPEDGSIETAFLIRR encoded by the coding sequence ATGAAAAAGAAATTACAGAGTTTTATCTTGATACTGGTGATGCTGCTGGAGCTGATGCCGCCAGTCAGTCTTGTTAGTGCAGCAGAGCAACCATCAAGTTGGAATCTTGATAGTGAAAGTTATGTGATCAGCACGGTTGCGGATCTGGATGCGTTTCGAAGTGCGATTGCGGGTGGTTATGATTTTGGCGGAAAAACAATTACTCTGGCCAATGATATCAATGTTGGAAACGCGATATTGTCACCAATAAAAACAGACACCAATAAACCTGAATTTAATGGTGTATTAGACGGACAGGGTCATAAAATAATTGGCTTCAATGATGCTTCCGGGGGTCTGGTTTATACGATTGGAAATTGGAATGGTAAAAACGGCATCAAAAATCTGGAATTGAATGTCAGTATTTCAGACAATGTAATTGCCGCTGATCAGGATTATTATGCGGTGGCCAAGAATGTGGGGGCTGTTATTGAGAACTGCAAAGTCAGCGGTAGCATCATCCGATCGGATGCAGCGGCGGGAACGGTCACCAGTGGGTTTACCAGATATCTGAATACGAGTTCCTGCTCGATCAGCAATTGTATCAGTGCGATTGATATTAACGCCGGAAACGGTACGGCCTGTGGGGTTGCCACCGATACGGACAGTGGAAGTTTTGCCAATTGTCTGAGCCGGGGAAATCTGACTGGCGCAACGGTGGTGCCTATTACAGGTTCGAGCAATACGACGGACAGTTTTTACAATATGGAGGGAATTGCGGGAACCCTTTCTGATAACAACAAGGGCACCGGCAAAACGGACAGTGAGCTGAAACAGGGAACCACCTTTACCAACTGGGATGGTAACTATATCTGGAAATTGGTAGAAGGCAGTTATCCGGAACTGAAAGTATTCAGTGCGGTTACGCAAGCGGATATCGAGTTGTTTAATCAGACCATTGCGACCGGCGAGATCGAAGTAGCCAAAACCACTTACTATACACCGGCCAGTATTACGGCTATTCAAACGGCTTTGAGTGCTGCAAAAGCAGTGAAGACAGAAACTGCATCAATGACGGATCTTCAAAGTGCCGGTAAAAATTTACAGACGGCGATAACCAATGCTATTGTGATAGCCGACAAAAGTGGCTTACAGGCAATTATCGACCAGGCTGGTACCTATATCAATAATGTGACAAATTATACGGCCTACAGTATCGACGATTTGAATTTCTATGTTAACGATGCAAAAACTACGGCTTTGGATAATCCAGAGACGGATAAGGATACAGTGGATTACTACATTGAGACCATTCAGGATAAGATTGATGCGCTGGTATCGATTGATGAATTGAACAAAGCCCTAACTCAATCAGATGGGTTCACTGCTAAGAAAAGCGAATATACATCCGATAGCATTGGAATATTGGAAACAGCTGTAACAACAGCGGAAGAAATTTTGACAAAAGCAGCGGATGTAAATACCGAGGTCACCAAAGATCAAGTGGCAGTGGTTGTAAAAGGTATCAATAATGCCATCACTGGATTAGTCAAGATCAGTCAGACAGAACCCACCAATACTTGGGAGCCATCAAAAGGAATCTATGTAATTTCTACGGTAGCGGATCTGGATGCGTTTCGGAAGGCGATAGCGGAAGGCGAAAAATTTGGTGGAAAGACGATCACTCTTGCCAACGATATTGCCATCGAAAATATTGCGTTAACGCCGATTAAAACTGCAACGAACAAACCGGAGTTCGAAGGTGTTTTGGATGGTCAGGGACATAAAATAAACGGATTCAATGATATTTCTGGAGGGTTGGTTTACACCATCAGTAACTGGGATAATAAAAACGGCATCAAAAATTTGGAGCTTAATGTCAGCATTCCAGACCATGTAATTGCTCCAGATCAGGATTATTATGCAGTTGGCCAGAATTTGGGTGCGGTAATCGAAAATTGCAAGGTCAGTGGTAGTATCACTCGAACTGATGCAGCAGTAGGAACGACTACCAGCGGTTTTATCAACTACATGAGTATGAGTTCTTGTTCGATTAGTAATTGTATTAGTGCGATTGATATTAACGCTGGCAACGGCACCGCCTGCGGAATTGCTTCCGATTCAGGAAATGGGAATTTCACTAATTGTTTGAGTCAGGGAATTTTGACCGGAGCGACGGTTTTACCAATCAGTGGAGCTGGCAATGTGACAGACAGTTTTTACAATACCTCGGGAATTGCGGGAACTCTCTCTGATAACAGCAAGGGAACCGGCAAAACGGACAGCGAGCTGAAACAAATAGCGACCTTTACCAACTGGGATGGTAATTACACCTGGAAATTGGTAGAAGGCAGTTATCCGGAACTGAAGGTGTTTAGTGCGGTTACGCAGGCCGATATCGATCTGTTTAATCAAACTGTTGCAACCGGCGAGACCGAAGCTGCGAAGACCACTTATTATACACCGGCCAGCATTGCCGCCATGCAGACGGCGTTGACGGCGGCAAAAGCAGTGAATCCGGCAGAGGCATCGATGATTACGCTCCAAAATGCTGGTAAGAATCTACAGACGGCCATCAAAAATGCGATTGTGATACCTGATAAGAACGGCCTGCAAGCGATGATTGACAAAGCCGGCATTTACAATTCATCCAATTATACCGCCTACAGCTTCAAGTATCTGACCAGTGCGATTAATTCAGCAAACTCGCTGATGATTAATGCTGAAGCCAGCCAGACGAGTGTGGATGCTAGCGCTGCAAGAATTCAAGAAAAAATCGATGCGTTGGTCTCAGTGGTAGATCTGAATACCGCATTAACAAATTCAGATGCTTATCAAGCGGTCGATTATACCACCGATAGTTTTGCTACATTGACAGCGGCGGTAACTGCGGCCGAGACGGTTTCGACCCAAGCGCTGGATAAGTATAATAAAACGGTCACCAGTGATGTGATAAACGCGGCAGTGAAAGGTATCAACGACGCCATTGCCGAATTGGTCAAGGTCAATCAGGGTGTGGATAAAAGCGCTCTGCAGAAAGTAGTTACCGATGCAGATGCTGCCGGTTATCTTGAAGCAAATTATTCCAGTGAGGCCTGGAAGATATACAGTGACTGTTTGAGTACCGCCAAAGCGGTTCTTGCCAAAACGGATGCAACCCAAACGGAAGTGGATACGGCCAAAACAAACCTGGCCAGTGCGATTACAACAACGCTAGCCAATGGCGCGTTGACGGCGGATAAAACGGCCTTGAAAGCTCAGTTGGATCGGGCCGGGACACTGATCGAGAGCAATTATACGCCGGAGAGCTATGCTGTGATGACAACGGCCAGAGCGGACGCACAGACATGCTATGATAACAGCAAACTGACCAAACAGGATCAGACCACGGTGGATGCAAAAACCGCAGACCTGAAATCGGCTATTGATGCTCTGGTCAAGGTGAATGTGAATACACCGCCGACTCTGAACAAGAATGAAGCCGGACAGTATGTTGTTAGCACCGTGGCGGATCTGAATGCGCTGCGATCCGATCTTCAAAACGGTTACACCTACACTGGCGAGACTGTGATCATGACCGGAGACATTGATGCGACTGGGCTTAAAGCTTATCAGACACCGTTGACGCAGTACTACATTTTCGATGGTACCTTCGATGGACGAGGTCATATGCTCTCAAATTATTCCGATGACCAGTCCGGACTTTTCAGTATTATCGGATCAAACGGAATCGTGGGAAATTTCATTGTTCAGGTCAATCTGACGTACGATGGAGCAACTGGAATAGATTACAAAGCGTTTAACAGTTCGAATAGAACCAACGGAACCGGGATTGTTGCCGATTACAATGGTGGTAAGGTGACCCGTTGCGGGATCACCGGAACAATTGCTTTTACCGGAGCGGATTCGGCTGGGTCGCTGGTTGGCGAACAGAATACCAGTTTAACCAAGACAGTTGGAGACATGATCAGTCTTAAAGGGACTATCAAAAACTGCTACAGCCGTGCGGCTGTAACCAGTAGCTCAACAGAAGCGATAAATTACTATGGTTTTTGTGAAAACGGAACCGTTCAAGATTCCTATTATGCCGGAATCTGGTCTGGAGCGCTTAGTGGCGGGTCACAGCCCATTGGTAGCGGAACGATCACCAATTGCTTTTACGATAGTAATATTCTGGGTATATCACTCAATGACGCAAAAGGAACTGCCAATGTCACCCGGATGATGAAGAAAGAAACGACCTACACAACTGCCGGCTGGGATTTCACCCAAAGCTGGAGTGTGGATTCAATCGCGAATGACGGTTATCCGAAACTGGATTTTAGTAAAAAAAATACCCTGAATAAACGTCAGGTGATCTCTCTGAAGTTTGTTCTGGAGCCGCGTACGTTTAACAACACCGCTGATTTTGAGAACTGTCGGATGACAAAACTTAAAGAGGTTCAGATTGTTAATGATATTGGAACCAATCCCTATCATTTGAAAGTGGACTATTCTATCAAAGACGATCCCTTTTATGTGGGGACAATGGGCGATGACGCCCGGGGATATGTGACTTTCAACTCCCTCAAACTGACCTATGATGCCAACAATGAAGTGGATTACGAACTGGACCCTGAAGTTTTAACCAGTGGACAGAGGAACATTGCCAGAGGACAATTTCTGGAAAACAGTGCCGTTGATCCGACCGCCGATCAGCAGAAACAGATCATTGCCAATTCCAAGGCCGCTTGTAATCTGATCATCAAAAAATGGTTGGGTGAAAATCCTGAGCCGACTAAAAATTATGACTCATGGATTATCATATCGGCTGCCAGAAACAACTATCCGGTGCCGGATGGGTTCTATGATGAATATTTTAAAACAATCTGTAAAAAATACACCGATCTGAAAACAGCGGGTGTGGAAGGTAAAACTTTTGATGCCTGCGATACTGCTAAGGATGCGCTACTCATTGAGTCGATTGGTTATGATCCCCGCAGTGTTGGCGGTTATGATCTCATCGATATCTTAAGCCGTAAGGATACGGCCACTAATGGCAAATACTTTGCCAGTCAGTATGAAAATTTTGCCATAACAGCTCAGGATTTTACGATTGCGAGTGACAGCGAGCATAACGATGTGAATGCCTATATCCACGATCTGGCCCAAATAAAAACAACGGATGTTCAGGGGAATGCGATTCAAAACGATACCGCATCGGATATGGCCGTTATGGGCATTCAACCGATTATGGCCTACTATAATCCCAACGCCCAGCCGGGGGATGAATGGTACGATGTCAAGGTCGCCGTTGAATACTATCTGAAGATGTTTGAAAATGCTCAGAGTTACAAAGGAACCTTCTGGGGTGGTTTCGGCGGCTCAGAATATACCGGATCAAAAGATTTTGATTTGGCTAATTACTGGACCAACGCGCAGGTCAATCTCTCGCTGGGAATGGCAGGCATCAGTCCTTTTGATCCCCGTTTTGTTAAAAATGGAAAATCGCCATTAGACGGGATTTTAACTGCCTTTGATTTGGAAAAAGGAACTTACGATTCGTATATCGACTCCTACGATCCAACCCAGATTACGCGGGGAATCAATGCCCTGATTCGCGCTGCGGAAGGAAAGAACCAGTTCTTCAATATGCGTGACGTAACTAATTCAACGGTAGTGGTGAACAATGCTATCGCAGCATTGCCGGAAACTATTACTGCAGACAATAAGGCTATCGTTGAGTCGGCAGCGGATCTCTATGATGCACTGAATGATAGCAAGAAGGCAACTATCAACACTGCCAATACTGCTAAACTGACGGCAGCTAAAACAGCAGTGGGGATCAGTCAGCCCGGTGAGGCGGCAAAAGTCGTCATCGCACAGATTACAGCTCTTCCTGAAACTACGGCCATCACACTGGACAATCAGAAAGCAGTTGTTGATGCCCGTAGTGCCTATAACGCATTGAGTAAAGATGATCAGAAAGCAGTGACCAATTACAAAAAACTGACTGACTGCGAAGCGAAAATTGTCGATCTTCAAAAATCTGAAGGTATTGATCGTGTGGCAGCACAAGGTGTCACCAATCAGATAAATGCTCTTGGAACGATTACTAGTTTTGATCAAAAAGCGGCTGTGGAAGCAGCACGAAGTGCCTATAACAGTTTGACAAAATCTCAAAAATTCATGGTAACAGTCGATACACTCGACATTTTAACAAAAGCCGAAGCGGCCATCGAAAAACTTAAACCGACAACGGGTAGTATTACCATCGATGTGGAACGCTTCACTATTGGCCAGGGTTTTTATGTGGAACCGGTGACTCTGGCCATCAAAGAAGGCGAAACCGCCCGTCAGGCGATTGAAGAACTGCTGGGAGCCGAAAATCTGATCGGCGAGGTTGGTTATCTTCGCGCTGTTAAAGGGGCGGATACGGGAAAAGCAACCATTCCAGATTATATTGTTTCAAAAATAGGTGGCGCCAACAGTGCAGTAGCTAACGCTTATAGCAGCCGTTATGGAGGCGATATATTAGGCGAATTTGACTATAGTAAATATTCCGGTTGGTATTATCTGGTTAATAATAAAGCTCCCAATGTGGGAATGAACGCCTATACCCTTAAAGATGGTGAAGTGATGCGGTTAGCCTTTACTTATTGGGGAACTGGCAGTGATATAACCGGAATAGAATTTGGCTCCAACAAAACACTGGTGAACATCGCTAATAAAGATAGCTTGCTAAAAGCTATTGCTGCTGTTAATGCTAATAAATCGACCTACTTGAGTGATGCGGGCATTAAAACCGCTTATGATACCGCGATGACAGTCGCACAAGATATGACCGCAACTTTAAAAGCGACAAATGATGCCGCAACAGCATTGAACAAGGCAGTTACAGATTCATCAGGAACGGATAAAACTGCGGCAAAAACCGTAACGGATAAAATTGCCGCTTTGCCTGCTGTTAGCAAGTTGGCTTTAACTGACAAGGCCGTCGTAACAGCCGCTCGCACCGCCTACGATGGATTAACAGCGATACAAAAAACGTTGGTTACGAATCTCAGCACCTTGACCGCTGCCGAAGCAAAAATTGCTGAACTGGAAAAAGAAGCAACTGAAGCAGCCAACAAAGCTGCGGCTAAAGCGGTTACCGATAAAATTGCCGCACTGCCCAGCGGAACGGCCTTGCTGCTGGGAGAAAAAGCCGATGTTACCGCAGCTCGGATCGCTTATAATGCATTGACGGAAACTCAGAAAGCATTAGTGACTAATCTCAATACGCTAATTCTGGCAGAGGCACGGATTGCTGAACTGGAAGCAGAAACCCCGATTGTAAAAGATGAAAAGACAGGGATTGAAGCAATCGGATTGCCAAAAGGAACAACCCTTAAGGTTGGGAACGAAAGCGCTGATGCCGATAAGACTGGGGAAGCGTTGAAATTAGCTAAAAAAGAAGGGATCAAGGATGCAAAAATTATCGCCCTTTATACCATTAAGCCCGATATGAGTGATGACGATCTGGCCAAGTTTAATAACGATCCCGACAGTTTTGTGACTTTGACGCTGCCGTTAGGTGGTAGTCAACAGGGGTATAACAGTTACAAAATCTATCATAAGAAAACTGACGGCACCGTCGAATGGATTACCCCGACCCTGTCTGAAGATGGCAAATCACTGAGTTTTAAAGTCAATGCCTTTTCAGATTTTGGCGTAGTTGGAACAAAAACATCTGCTGATACCGAAATACCGGTAGTTGATGTTAGCTACTGTACTCACGTTCAGAACGTCGGCTGGCAGGACTGGAGAAACAACGGCGATATGAGTGGAACCGAGGGTAAATCGCTACGATTAGAAGGGATACAAATTAAACGAACCGATAAAGCCGACGTCGATCTGGGCATTCGTTACGAAACGCATATTGA